In the Maribacter sp. MJ134 genome, one interval contains:
- a CDS encoding CoA transferase subunit B produces MLDKNGIAKRIAKEVRDGYYVNLGIGIPTLVANFVRDDISVEFQSENGVLGMGPFPYEGEEDADVINAGKQTITTLPGASFFDSATSFNMIRGQHVDLTILGAMEVSEQGDIANWKIPGKMVKGMGGAMDLVASAENIIVAMMHTNRAGESKLLKRCSLPLTGVACVKKIVTNLAVLEVAPKGFLLLEHAPGVSIEQIKAATEGNLQVADNVKEMQLD; encoded by the coding sequence ATGTTAGATAAGAATGGAATTGCGAAACGTATCGCCAAAGAAGTAAGAGATGGGTATTATGTAAATCTTGGTATAGGCATCCCTACTTTGGTCGCGAATTTTGTGAGGGACGATATTAGTGTAGAGTTCCAAAGCGAGAACGGCGTATTGGGTATGGGGCCATTCCCATATGAGGGCGAAGAAGATGCGGATGTCATTAATGCAGGTAAACAAACCATAACCACACTTCCTGGCGCCTCTTTTTTTGATTCGGCTACAAGCTTTAATATGATTCGGGGTCAACACGTAGACTTAACTATTTTAGGAGCTATGGAAGTCTCTGAGCAAGGAGATATCGCCAATTGGAAAATACCTGGGAAAATGGTGAAAGGCATGGGAGGGGCAATGGATTTGGTAGCTTCTGCTGAAAATATCATTGTGGCTATGATGCATACTAACAGAGCGGGTGAGTCTAAATTGCTTAAAAGATGTTCGCTTCCTTTAACGGGAGTTGCCTGTGTTAAGAAAATCGTGACGAACTTGGCAGTATTAGAGGTTGCCCCAAAAGGCTTTTTGCTTTTAGAACATGCCCCTGGCGTTAGCATAGAGCAGATTAAGGCCGCGACCGAAGGAAACTTGCAGGTAGCGGACAACGTGAAGGAGATGCAATTAGATTGA
- a CDS encoding CoA transferase subunit A: protein MINKTVPNIEKALEGVKDGMTFMLGGFGLCGIPENAIGQLVKMGIKDIVCISNNAGVDDFGLGLLLQQKQIKKMISSYVGENDEFERQMLSGELEVELTPQGTLAEKCRAAQGGFPAFFTPAGYGTEVAEGKETREFNGKMYVLEEAFKADFSFVKAWKGDEAGNLIFKGTARNFNPAMCGAAEITVAEVEQLVPAGALNPNEIHVPGIFVQRILQGTSYEKRIEQRTIRQRA from the coding sequence ATGATAAACAAAACTGTACCTAATATTGAGAAAGCGCTAGAGGGCGTAAAGGACGGTATGACGTTTATGCTTGGAGGATTCGGGTTGTGTGGTATCCCTGAAAATGCGATAGGGCAACTGGTTAAAATGGGGATTAAGGACATTGTATGCATATCTAACAACGCAGGGGTAGATGATTTTGGCTTAGGTCTTTTATTGCAGCAAAAGCAGATAAAAAAAATGATTTCTTCCTATGTGGGAGAAAACGATGAGTTCGAAAGACAAATGCTTAGTGGCGAGTTAGAGGTAGAGTTAACACCTCAGGGCACCCTAGCTGAGAAATGTAGGGCTGCACAAGGAGGTTTTCCAGCATTTTTTACACCTGCAGGATACGGAACGGAGGTTGCAGAAGGGAAGGAAACCAGAGAATTTAACGGAAAAATGTATGTGCTTGAGGAGGCTTTTAAGGCCGACTTTTCGTTCGTTAAGGCCTGGAAAGGGGATGAGGCCGGTAACCTTATATTTAAAGGAACTGCTAGAAACTTTAACCCGGCCATGTGTGGGGCCGCTGAAATTACAGTAGCGGAAGTAGAGCAACTGGTTCCTGCCGGAGCATTGAATCCCAATGAAATACATGTTCCAGGTATTTTTGTTCAGCGTATTTTACAGGGAACGTCTTACGAGAAAAGAATTGAACAGCGAACCATAAGACAAAGAGCATAG
- a CDS encoding penicillin-binding protein 1A — protein MAKVAKKKESQGFFKFIKWFWILFISGIAFVALIFLSASWGLFGELPPYEYLENPQTNLASQILSSDNKLLGKFYLDDNRTDVKYEDLPENLVNTLIASEDIRFRDHSGIDARGTLRAAFFLGKRGGASTISQQLARQLFVGVRSRNKFETIQQKIKEWVLAIRLERSYTKEEIIAMYLNIYDFGNNADGIRSASRIYFGKEPKDLKMEESAMLVGMLQNSSLYNPLRREELTQKKRNIVLGQLARYEFISEKERDSLRGLEMNINYNPENHREGLATYFRMYLQRFMKDWIEKNPKPALEGERDRYNLYLDGLKIYTTIDSKMQANAEEAVSQHMERLQAEFFVQNTKKRNPTTPFLDLTDDETDRIMERAIKTSERWRKMKEAGKSEKEIRDSFTKKTEMTVFDWKSDTKEKDTVLTPLDSIRYYKTFLRAAMMSMEPQTGHVKAWVGGINYKHFQYDNVIQGSRQAGSTFKPFVYAAAIDQLRLSPCETLPDTQYCIEAGKHGNMEPWCPRNSDFKYSGRDMTLKYALANSVNTVTAQLIDKVGPKSVVSIVKNLGFTNEILPVPAIALGTELVNVYEMVGAYGAFANQGVYVKPVMVTRIEDKNGTVLYEYVPETKDVLSKEVSYAMVDLMKGVTQGGSGTRLRHSYNKNNSVYKEIITGYPYELTNPIAGKTGTTQNNSDGWFMGMVPNLVTGVWVGGEERSVHFKNILYGQGASMALPIWGLYMKKNYANEELGISKGDFEKPDNMSIITDCEKFVENQKQDIELEDDLEDLDF, from the coding sequence ATGGCAAAAGTCGCTAAAAAGAAAGAGTCTCAGGGCTTTTTTAAGTTTATCAAATGGTTTTGGATTTTATTTATTTCAGGTATAGCTTTCGTTGCATTAATATTTCTTTCTGCTTCGTGGGGCCTGTTCGGAGAATTACCACCCTATGAGTATCTAGAAAATCCGCAAACAAATTTAGCCTCTCAAATACTCTCTTCGGACAATAAGTTATTAGGTAAATTTTATCTAGATGATAACCGTACGGATGTTAAATACGAAGATCTCCCAGAAAATCTGGTGAACACCTTAATTGCTAGCGAGGACATTCGTTTTCGGGACCATTCGGGAATAGATGCCCGAGGAACTTTAAGGGCCGCATTTTTTCTTGGTAAAAGAGGAGGTGCAAGTACTATTTCCCAACAATTGGCACGTCAACTCTTTGTAGGCGTACGGTCCAGAAATAAATTCGAGACCATTCAGCAGAAAATAAAGGAATGGGTTTTAGCGATCAGGCTAGAACGTAGCTATACCAAGGAGGAAATCATTGCCATGTATCTTAATATTTACGATTTTGGTAATAACGCCGATGGTATTCGTTCTGCTTCACGAATCTATTTTGGTAAGGAACCAAAAGATTTAAAAATGGAGGAGTCTGCCATGTTAGTGGGAATGCTTCAAAATTCTTCCCTGTACAATCCTTTGCGACGGGAGGAGCTCACACAGAAAAAGAGAAACATTGTTTTAGGACAGTTGGCCAGGTATGAGTTTATATCCGAGAAGGAAAGAGACTCCCTCCGGGGCTTGGAAATGAACATTAATTATAATCCAGAGAACCATAGAGAAGGTCTGGCTACCTATTTCAGAATGTATTTGCAACGGTTCATGAAAGACTGGATTGAAAAAAATCCAAAACCGGCTCTTGAAGGGGAACGGGACAGGTACAATCTTTACTTAGATGGACTTAAGATTTATACGACCATAGATTCTAAAATGCAGGCGAATGCCGAGGAGGCCGTGTCCCAACATATGGAGCGCTTACAAGCAGAATTTTTCGTTCAAAACACAAAGAAGCGGAACCCAACTACTCCTTTTTTAGACTTAACCGATGATGAAACCGACCGTATTATGGAACGGGCTATAAAAACATCGGAACGTTGGAGAAAAATGAAAGAAGCTGGGAAATCTGAAAAAGAGATACGAGATTCTTTTACCAAGAAGACGGAAATGACCGTATTTGATTGGAAGAGCGATACCAAGGAAAAAGATACCGTTTTAACCCCTTTGGATTCTATACGTTACTACAAGACTTTTCTTAGAGCGGCAATGATGTCCATGGAGCCACAGACCGGCCACGTTAAGGCTTGGGTAGGAGGCATAAATTATAAGCATTTTCAATATGATAATGTGATTCAAGGTTCTAGACAGGCTGGGTCTACGTTTAAACCGTTCGTTTATGCTGCGGCCATTGACCAATTACGTTTATCTCCCTGTGAGACACTGCCAGACACGCAATACTGTATAGAAGCTGGCAAACACGGTAATATGGAACCGTGGTGCCCTAGGAATTCGGACTTTAAATATTCGGGTAGGGATATGACCCTGAAATATGCCTTGGCTAATTCAGTAAATACGGTTACTGCCCAGTTAATAGATAAGGTAGGGCCTAAGTCCGTAGTTTCTATCGTAAAAAATTTAGGTTTCACCAATGAAATATTACCTGTACCCGCTATTGCCTTGGGAACAGAATTGGTTAACGTATACGAAATGGTTGGGGCCTATGGCGCTTTTGCCAACCAAGGAGTTTATGTGAAACCGGTAATGGTAACGCGTATAGAGGACAAGAACGGAACTGTGCTGTACGAGTACGTTCCAGAAACAAAGGACGTGCTCAGTAAAGAAGTATCCTATGCCATGGTAGACTTAATGAAAGGTGTTACTCAGGGAGGTTCTGGAACGAGATTACGACATAGTTACAATAAGAATAATTCAGTCTATAAAGAGATTATAACAGGATACCCTTATGAGCTTACGAACCCGATTGCCGGTAAAACGGGGACTACCCAAAACAACAGTGATGGTTGGTTTATGGGAATGGTACCCAATTTGGTAACGGGTGTTTGGGTAGGTGGTGAGGAACGTTCCGTACACTTTAAAAATATTCTATACGGTCAAGGCGCATCAATGGCCTTACCCATTTGGGGATTATATATGAAGAAGAATTATGCAAATGAGGAATTAGGGATATCAAAGGGCGATTTTGAGAAACCGGATAACATGTCGATAATTACGGATTGTGAAAAGTTTGTGGAAAACCAGAAACAGGACATTGAGCTAGAAGATGATCTAGAGGATTTAGATTTTTAA
- a CDS encoding gliding motility lipoprotein GldH, translating to MRSISCLLIFTIIIASCNTNVAHTEYKSINGAVWNRDNVVQFSFPELDTVQNHHMFINVRNDENFPYSNLFLITALTTPNGEVLQDTLEYKMALPDGTWLGKGNGSIKENKLWYKENIVFPAKGVYNLEISHAMRKNGTVSGIIALEGITDVGIEITKSNP from the coding sequence ATGCGAAGCATTAGTTGTCTGCTAATTTTCACGATCATCATAGCTTCCTGTAATACCAACGTAGCCCATACAGAATACAAGAGCATAAACGGCGCTGTTTGGAACAGGGACAATGTTGTTCAATTTTCTTTCCCTGAATTAGATACGGTCCAGAATCATCATATGTTCATCAATGTGAGGAACGATGAAAATTTCCCCTACAGCAACCTTTTTCTGATTACAGCTTTAACCACACCGAACGGAGAGGTGTTGCAGGACACTTTAGAATATAAAATGGCCCTGCCGGACGGAACGTGGCTAGGGAAGGGAAACGGAAGCATCAAGGAAAATAAACTTTGGTACAAGGAAAACATCGTTTTCCCCGCCAAGGGCGTATATAATTTAGAGATATCCCACGCTATGCGAAAAAATGGTACTGTTTCCGGTATTATAGCACTGGAAGGTATCACGGATGTAGGTATAGAAATAACAAAGAGTAACCCCTAA
- a CDS encoding stage 0 sporulation family protein, with the protein MGCSSCSTGKDGQPKGCKNNGTCGTDGCNKLTVFDWLSNMALPNGEKPFEFVEIRFKNSRKGFYKNTENLSLSIGDIVATQAQSGHDIGMVTLTGELVRVQMKRKKEDYKSEDFAKVYRKASQKDIDIWQKCRDREEEIKKRAREIAIILKLQMKISDVEFQGDGSKATFYYTAEERVDFRQLIKDMAKAFGIRIEMRQIGYRQEAQRLGGIGSCGRELCCSTWLTDFRSVSTSAARYQQLSLNPQKLAGQCGKLKCCLNYELDAYLDALKDFPSQDTKLFTEKGLAFCQKTDIFKEMLWFSYKDEPANWHVLSKDQTNEILEKNRKKEKVASLELYALENSVEEKVVFENVVGQDSLTRFDRPKGKSNRNNRNKNRNRKKNNNRKRNQKNAKH; encoded by the coding sequence ATGGGTTGTAGTAGTTGTTCTACCGGCAAGGATGGACAACCAAAGGGATGCAAGAATAATGGTACTTGCGGTACAGATGGTTGCAATAAATTAACAGTTTTTGATTGGCTTTCCAATATGGCGTTACCCAATGGAGAGAAGCCTTTTGAGTTCGTTGAGATAAGATTTAAAAATAGCAGAAAAGGGTTCTATAAGAACACAGAAAACCTTTCACTTTCTATTGGCGATATTGTCGCTACACAGGCCCAATCGGGTCATGACATAGGTATGGTTACCTTGACCGGAGAGTTGGTGCGCGTTCAGATGAAGCGCAAGAAAGAAGATTATAAATCCGAAGATTTTGCCAAGGTTTACAGAAAAGCTTCCCAAAAAGATATTGATATTTGGCAGAAATGTAGGGACCGGGAAGAAGAGATAAAGAAAAGGGCCAGGGAAATAGCCATCATATTGAAATTACAGATGAAAATCTCTGATGTAGAGTTTCAGGGTGACGGTTCCAAGGCTACATTCTACTACACCGCAGAGGAGCGTGTTGATTTTCGTCAGCTTATAAAGGACATGGCCAAAGCATTTGGTATTCGCATTGAAATGCGCCAAATAGGATACCGGCAAGAGGCACAACGTCTTGGCGGAATCGGTTCTTGTGGCAGGGAATTATGTTGCTCTACTTGGCTAACGGATTTTAGGTCCGTGAGTACTTCTGCTGCCCGTTATCAGCAACTTTCCTTAAATCCTCAAAAACTGGCCGGTCAATGTGGAAAGTTAAAATGTTGCTTAAACTATGAGCTCGATGCTTACTTGGATGCATTGAAAGACTTTCCGTCTCAGGACACCAAACTATTTACCGAGAAAGGGCTTGCCTTTTGCCAAAAAACGGATATTTTTAAGGAAATGTTGTGGTTTTCCTATAAGGACGAACCTGCGAACTGGCATGTGCTTTCCAAAGACCAGACCAATGAAATTCTCGAAAAGAACAGGAAAAAGGAAAAAGTAGCCAGTCTAGAACTGTATGCCTTGGAAAATAGTGTAGAGGAAAAGGTCGTTTTTGAAAATGTGGTAGGGCAAGATAGTCTCACAAGGTTCGACAGGCCTAAAGGAAAGAGCAACAGGAACAACAGAAATAAAAATAGGAACCGTAAAAAGAACAACAATAGAAAAAGAAATCAAAAAAATGCGAAGCATTAG
- a CDS encoding rhodanese-related sulfurtransferase encodes MQLYNTLSAKERASLIEQAGKERLTISFYKYAHIANTALFRNYLFIHWNELEVLGRIYIAHEGINAQLSVPAENFDAFKSHLDSISFLKNVRLNIAIEQDNMSFLKLKVKVRHKIVADGLNDAAFDVTNKGIHVDAKRFNELIEDPDTVLVDMRNHYESEIGHFKNAITPDVDTFRDSLDIIEKDLADHKEDKKLVMYCTGGIRCEKASAYYKHKGFQQVYQLEGGIIEYTRQVKNQNLENKFRGKNFVFDHRRGERISDDVIAQCHQCGEPCDEHVNCANEACHLLFIQCSSCAEKMNQCCSDDCKEVHELPFEEQKALRKGKTVSNKIFKKGRSEVLKFKK; translated from the coding sequence ATGCAACTGTACAATACTTTAAGTGCTAAGGAAAGAGCATCTTTAATTGAACAGGCCGGAAAAGAACGCCTTACCATCTCTTTCTATAAATATGCACACATAGCCAACACGGCATTATTCCGGAATTATCTTTTTATTCATTGGAACGAGTTAGAAGTTCTCGGGCGCATTTATATTGCGCACGAAGGTATAAACGCACAACTTTCTGTGCCAGCCGAGAATTTTGATGCGTTCAAATCCCATTTGGACAGTATTTCTTTCTTGAAAAATGTTCGTTTGAACATTGCCATTGAACAGGATAATATGTCCTTTTTAAAATTGAAGGTGAAAGTGCGTCATAAAATTGTTGCGGACGGTCTTAATGATGCTGCTTTCGACGTTACCAATAAAGGGATTCATGTAGATGCCAAACGTTTTAATGAACTCATTGAGGACCCTGATACGGTTTTGGTAGATATGCGCAACCATTATGAAAGTGAAATAGGCCATTTTAAGAATGCGATAACCCCGGACGTGGATACTTTTCGTGATTCATTGGATATTATTGAGAAAGATTTAGCGGACCATAAGGAAGATAAAAAATTAGTAATGTATTGCACGGGTGGCATACGTTGCGAAAAAGCAAGTGCGTATTACAAGCACAAAGGATTTCAACAGGTGTATCAATTAGAGGGTGGTATCATTGAATATACGCGGCAGGTAAAAAACCAAAATCTAGAGAATAAATTCCGGGGTAAAAATTTTGTGTTCGATCATAGGAGAGGAGAGCGTATCAGTGATGATGTCATAGCACAATGCCACCAGTGCGGGGAACCTTGCGACGAGCATGTGAACTGCGCAAATGAGGCATGTCACTTACTGTTCATTCAGTGCTCGTCGTGCGCCGAAAAAATGAATCAGTGCTGTTCGGACGACTGTAAAGAGGTTCACGAGCTACCTTTTGAAGAGCAGAAAGCTCTGAGAAAAGGAAAAACGGTCAGCAATAAGATTTTTAAAAAAGGGCGCTCCGAAGTATTAAAGTTTAAAAAGTAG
- the recA gene encoding recombinase RecA — protein MSSEKDAKLKALKLTLDKMDKTYGKGAVMKMGDSVVADVEVIPSGSLGLDIALGVGGYPRGRVIEIYGPESSGKTTLTLHAIAEAQKNGGIAAFIDAEHAFDRFYAEKLGVDIDNLIISQPDNGEQGLEIADNLIRSGAIDIVVIDSVAALTPKSEIEGEMGDSKMGLHARLMSQALRKLTGSISKTHCTVIFINQLREKIGVMFGNPETTTGGNALKFYASVRLDIRRSTQIKDTDGNIQGNKTRVKVVKNKVAPPFRTTEFDIMYGEGISKVGEIIDLGVQYEIIKKSGSWFSYGDTKLGQGRDAVKSLLLDNPELFEELDVKIREAINTINS, from the coding sequence ATGAGTTCCGAGAAAGATGCAAAATTAAAAGCCCTTAAACTAACGCTGGATAAAATGGACAAGACCTATGGTAAGGGTGCTGTCATGAAAATGGGAGATAGCGTGGTTGCGGATGTTGAGGTGATACCTTCAGGTTCTTTAGGGTTGGATATTGCCTTGGGAGTAGGTGGATATCCGCGTGGAAGAGTTATTGAAATATACGGTCCGGAATCATCTGGTAAAACTACATTAACACTACATGCTATAGCTGAGGCTCAGAAAAACGGTGGCATTGCCGCTTTTATAGATGCGGAACATGCTTTTGACCGTTTTTATGCCGAAAAATTAGGGGTAGACATTGATAACTTAATTATTTCCCAACCGGATAATGGGGAGCAAGGTTTGGAAATTGCGGACAATCTAATTCGCTCCGGAGCTATTGACATTGTAGTAATAGATTCCGTTGCCGCTCTTACACCAAAAAGTGAGATTGAAGGAGAAATGGGCGATTCAAAAATGGGCTTACACGCCCGTTTAATGTCGCAAGCCTTGAGGAAATTAACGGGTTCCATCAGCAAAACGCATTGTACCGTTATATTCATTAACCAGTTGAGAGAAAAAATTGGTGTTATGTTCGGTAATCCAGAAACTACTACTGGCGGTAATGCCCTTAAATTCTACGCATCCGTTCGATTGGATATTAGAAGATCCACCCAGATAAAGGATACGGATGGTAATATTCAAGGAAACAAAACAAGGGTAAAGGTCGTAAAGAACAAAGTTGCGCCTCCTTTCCGAACCACCGAGTTTGATATCATGTATGGCGAAGGAATATCGAAAGTAGGAGAAATCATAGACTTGGGTGTTCAGTATGAAATCATCAAAAAAAGTGGTTCATGGTTCAGCTATGGAGACACAAAATTAGGTCAAGGTAGGGACGCCGTAAAGTCATTGTTGCTAGACAATCCTGAACTTTTTGAGGAATTAGATGTAAAAATTAGGGAGGCCATTAATACCATTAACTCCTAA
- a CDS encoding RNA polymerase sigma factor, with protein sequence MSLEQLIHNCKKGDRKAQAQLYRKYSAVLFGICLKYSKNKTEAEDSLHDSFMTIYDKIEQYKSKGSFEGWMKRITVNTVLQKYRKEEPLNVVHENTEEEVTVDSSFEDIGLQTLLEYIRELPNKYRTTFNLYVLDGYTHKEIGELLGTSTGTSKSNLARARMLLKEKIENKISQSIIGMVILLGSYI encoded by the coding sequence GTGAGTCTAGAACAGCTCATACATAACTGTAAAAAGGGCGACCGAAAGGCGCAGGCGCAGCTATATAGAAAATATTCCGCCGTTCTCTTTGGTATCTGTCTTAAATATTCCAAGAACAAGACCGAAGCGGAAGACAGCTTGCATGATAGTTTTATGACCATTTATGATAAAATTGAGCAGTATAAGTCCAAAGGGTCTTTTGAAGGCTGGATGAAAAGAATTACAGTAAACACCGTATTACAGAAATACAGAAAGGAAGAACCTTTAAATGTTGTGCATGAAAATACGGAAGAAGAAGTAACCGTGGATTCCTCTTTTGAGGATATTGGATTACAGACCTTGTTGGAATATATAAGGGAGCTTCCCAATAAATACAGAACAACTTTTAATTTATACGTACTTGATGGGTACACACATAAAGAAATAGGTGAGTTGCTGGGTACCAGCACCGGAACATCAAAATCTAATCTTGCTAGGGCACGAATGCTCTTAAAAGAGAAAATAGAAAACAAAATTTCTCAATCAATTATCGGGATGGTAATACTATTGGGAAGCTATATATGA
- a CDS encoding outer membrane beta-barrel protein, which yields MGKKKLDELFQDTFLDFKEVPDEHVWKSIEASLNKKKEKRLLPLWWQLGGIAAALLIGFVLFNPFAENNTTEEIITDVEHNVPEINTNAIDSTGTKKADFNTRIVDTTAITSKEEMEHNPGENVIQLANTPKAKESKSDSDQNMSKQKSKIATDNWNSNEETVAQTKEKSPVKKSKKEQNKDSNFTNDVFANETEIAQSNRTTKEKVLQEELSNTNVSPKDRSLETTTTGNPETALAANADDEKETEEIIEDPKKKSIFEEIEEQEAVVVAEGNAKKWSAGPSVAPVYFNAIGEGSSVHSIFIPNSKSGNINLSYGLSVAYEISPKLTVKSGVHKVDYGYDTNDVAFSSSLVASTNGQIDNIDYSATSKNLVVSSRKGGNANAVVSNEAIDVSAENPERDGVMSQQLGYVEVPVELNYALVDNKFGVNLIGGISSLFLIDNSVALTSGGLTTEMGEANNVNDLNFSANVGLGVNYKFSPKVQFNLEPVFKYQLNTFSETDGTFNPYSLGIYSGLSFRF from the coding sequence ATGGGCAAAAAGAAATTAGACGAACTATTCCAAGATACATTCTTGGACTTCAAGGAAGTTCCCGACGAACATGTCTGGAAATCCATTGAGGCGTCATTGAACAAAAAGAAGGAAAAACGTCTGCTGCCGTTGTGGTGGCAACTAGGCGGTATCGCCGCAGCTTTGTTAATTGGGTTTGTACTGTTCAATCCATTTGCGGAAAACAATACAACAGAAGAAATAATAACGGACGTAGAACATAATGTGCCTGAGATAAATACAAACGCTATTGATTCTACAGGAACCAAAAAAGCAGATTTCAATACTCGTATTGTAGATACTACAGCCATTACTTCCAAAGAAGAAATGGAACATAATCCTGGGGAAAATGTGATACAATTGGCCAATACGCCTAAAGCTAAAGAGAGTAAATCCGATAGCGACCAAAATATGTCAAAGCAAAAATCTAAGATAGCTACGGACAATTGGAATTCTAACGAAGAAACCGTAGCGCAAACAAAAGAAAAGAGTCCGGTCAAAAAGAGTAAAAAAGAACAAAATAAGGACTCAAATTTTACGAATGACGTATTTGCCAATGAGACTGAAATTGCGCAATCTAATCGTACTACAAAGGAGAAGGTGCTGCAGGAGGAACTATCAAATACTAATGTTTCTCCAAAAGATAGGAGTTTAGAAACTACTACTACCGGTAATCCTGAAACAGCTCTAGCTGCAAATGCAGATGACGAGAAAGAAACCGAGGAAATAATTGAAGACCCTAAGAAAAAATCCATCTTCGAAGAAATCGAGGAACAAGAGGCCGTAGTGGTTGCTGAAGGTAATGCCAAAAAATGGTCCGCTGGCCCTAGTGTAGCTCCCGTTTATTTTAATGCGATCGGGGAAGGCTCTTCTGTACATTCCATATTCATTCCCAATTCTAAATCGGGGAATATCAATCTTAGCTATGGATTGTCCGTTGCCTACGAGATAAGTCCTAAGCTCACCGTTAAATCGGGAGTGCATAAGGTAGATTATGGCTATGATACGAACGATGTTGCATTCTCCTCTTCCTTAGTAGCTTCTACCAATGGGCAAATTGACAATATTGATTATTCTGCAACCTCAAAAAATCTGGTGGTATCTAGTAGAAAAGGTGGGAACGCAAATGCTGTCGTTAGTAACGAAGCTATAGATGTGTCGGCTGAAAACCCGGAAAGAGACGGGGTAATGTCCCAACAATTAGGATATGTTGAGGTTCCGGTAGAACTCAATTATGCCCTTGTGGACAATAAGTTCGGGGTAAATCTTATCGGCGGAATTAGCTCCTTGTTCTTGATAGACAACTCCGTAGCCCTTACATCTGGAGGTCTAACGACGGAAATGGGTGAGGCCAATAATGTAAACGACCTAAATTTTAGTGCTAATGTGGGTCTCGGGGTAAATTATAAATTCTCGCCTAAAGTACAATTCAACTTAGAGCCTGTGTTTAAATATCAACTGAATACATTCTCTGAGACAGATGGTACTTTTAACCCCTATTCCTTAGGTATATACAGCGGGCTTAGCTTTAGATTTTAA
- a CDS encoding lysophospholipid acyltransferase family protein: protein MLKMVQRIGQTFYRIWFYIMVAIPIFIFFPFLLVSVSREAWYPQFFWLARNLWAKPILYGMGCPPSVTFEQPILKGQSYMLVANHTSMLDIMLMLYVSKNPFVFVGKKELVKIPVFGFFYKRVCIMVDREDTQSRTGVYRRAQRRLQQGLSICIFPEGGVPEETVVLDSFKDGAFKMAIAHKIPIVPITFYDNKKRFSFTFFSGGPGRTRAKVHEFFETGILGAEDKSTLREEVREVILADLKLYNACTI from the coding sequence ATGCTCAAAATGGTTCAGCGTATAGGCCAGACTTTTTACCGTATTTGGTTCTATATCATGGTGGCTATCCCAATATTCATTTTCTTTCCCTTTCTGCTAGTTTCTGTTTCTAGGGAAGCTTGGTATCCACAGTTCTTTTGGTTGGCGCGTAATCTTTGGGCAAAACCAATACTTTATGGCATGGGATGCCCTCCGAGCGTTACCTTTGAACAACCTATTTTAAAAGGGCAGAGCTACATGTTGGTCGCGAACCATACCAGTATGTTGGATATAATGCTCATGCTCTACGTTAGTAAAAACCCCTTTGTGTTCGTTGGCAAGAAAGAACTGGTGAAAATACCTGTTTTTGGATTTTTTTATAAACGGGTATGTATCATGGTAGATAGAGAGGATACGCAAAGCAGGACCGGCGTTTATAGAAGGGCTCAAAGACGCCTGCAACAGGGTCTGAGCATCTGTATTTTTCCCGAGGGCGGCGTGCCGGAAGAGACCGTGGTTTTGGACTCCTTTAAAGACGGCGCTTTTAAAATGGCCATAGCACATAAAATACCTATAGTTCCCATTACTTTTTACGATAACAAAAAACGATTTTCGTTCACCTTTTTTAGTGGAGGTCCGGGAAGGACTAGGGCCAAGGTGCACGAATTTTTTGAAACGGGTATTTTGGGAGCAGAGGACAAGTCTACCCTTAGAGAAGAAGTGCGTGAAGTTATTTTGGCCGATTTAAAACTGTACAATGCTTGTACTATTTAA